GCATTGATAGGGGATGTAGCAGCTGGATTTGCCCATGAAATTCGGAATCCTCTTACTTCCATAAAGGGGTTTGTAAAGCTTCTAGCAAGGCAGGAGGAAAGTGATCGTACGTATCACCAAATCATTGAAGATGAGCTTACCAATATCGAAGAAGTTGTGAATGGCTTTATTTCTCTTGGTAAGCCTGAGGCTTCTGAGGTAGCTGAAGTAAGTTTGCTGAAGCTAATAAAAAACGCGATTACAGTCCTTACGCCACAAGCTTCATCAAAAAACATAAGGATTAATATAAGTAGTCAGCTCAAGTCAATTGTTATTCGATGTCAGAGAAACCAAATGAAACAGGTATTTATCAATATTCTTAAAAATTCGGTTGAAGCCATTGAGCAAGACGGACAAATTGATGTGATTCTTGAAGAAAATCAGAATGGGGTCATCATTGAGATTCATGATAATGGCATGGGAATTGACGAAGAACGTCTCGAGCGGATCGGGGTCCCTTTCTATACCAATAAAGAAAAAGGAATTGGTCTTGGAATGACTGTTAGTAATAAAATCATAACCGAGCATAGAGGACGACTTAAAATTGAGAGTAAGCCAGGACAAGGTACAAAGGTATTAATTCAACTACCGAAAGAGTGATCCATTCATTCGTGCAAAGCCCCTCTATCCTTTCAAAGGATAGAGGGGCTTATTTTGACTCTTTCTGACTATGTTTTACTTGTTCAAACGAACTGGGATAGAATAAAACTATCTCATTAAAATAGGGAAAGAAGGGGTGAGTATGGCAAACAAAATAGGCATCGATGCTGGTGGGACGTTAATTAAAACTGTGCATCTTGAGAATGAAAAATACTGCTATCAGACTTTTTCAACGAGTAATATAAGCGATGTTGTGTCATGGGTAAATAACCATAAGGAAGCAAAGTTAATGATTACTGGTGGGAAGCAAATGGCTCTTGCTAAGCTTGTGGAAAATGAAGTCGAAATGGTTCCGGAATTTGAAGCGACTACATCAGGCTTCCGAGCTCTAGTGGATCGAGCAAAGCTTCATTTACCTGATAACTATTTAGTAGTGAACGTTGGCACTGGTACATCCATTCATTCTGTTAATGGCCAGAGTGCTGAAAGACTTGGAGGAACTGGAGTAGGCGGTGGAATGCTCATGGGACTTGCTTACTTATTGACTGGGCGAACAGATTTTCATGAGATTACTCGACTAGCAGAAAAAGGTGATCGAAATGGCATCGATTTAAAGGTGAAGGATATATATGGAGATGCCTCGCCCATTGGCGGTGATTTAACTGCCAGTAATTTTGGTTTCATTGAGCGGATGAAGCAGCAAGAAGTAAAGGATGAAGATGTGCTGGCATGTTTAATTGGAATGATTTCTGAATCGATTTTAATGATGGCTATCCCATTTGCGAAAACCATATCTACGTCAAACATAGTATTTATCGGTTCTACTTTTCAATCGAATCCATTATTTAGACAGCAGCTTGAACGTTTTGAGGAATTATTTGATATCAAAGCTTACTTTCCACATCTAGGGCAGTTCAGTGGAGCGGTCGGAGCATTATTGTATCGTTAAACGGGGTTCATATAGAATCATTAGATTGGAAAATGAAAAAGGGGCAGGAAGCCCCTTTTTTTAATATTCATAGACTTTCATGGTTTGTTCATTTGAACAGATGCGATTTCGTCCGCTTCGCTTTGCGTGATAAAGCGCTTCATCTGCTTCCCGATAAAGTTGAGCAGGAGATTGAACAGTTTCGGGAAAAGTACTTGCACCGAGTGAAGCGGTGATATGAATACTTACATCCTTATTGATTGCAAATGAATTTTCCTCAATCAAGGATCGGACCCGTTCTCCAATCTCCAATGCCTCTCTATTAGTGCAATCCCCTAATAAGATGGTAAATTCTTCTCCGCCGTTTCGAGATACAATGTCATTCAATCTGGCGGCACTTCTAAGCGTCTTACCAAACTGTGTCAAAACAATATCTCCAGATGCATGGCCATATGTATCATTCACTTTTTTGAAATGATCGATATCAATCACTAGCAATGATAAGGGCTTTTCATCGTTCGCAGTTGCTTCCTGTATGGCGCGATTTAACGCGTCATCGAAACTTCTTACGTTGTTTAACCCGGTAAGGGGATCGATAGTAGCACTCTTTTTGTATTCTTTAAACAGATGATTTAT
The sequence above is drawn from the Pseudalkalibacillus hwajinpoensis genome and encodes:
- a CDS encoding diguanylate cyclase, with the protein product MQLIHDFFVNMMIILALLFIYYQFFREENLAPTSSLKRKFLSGLYAGIIGVFLMIYSIQVDATTIVDLRHIPLLLVTLYGGPVPGVIALIVIQITRFIIGINLSSFVSLGLLTSLYIGYLIFREWKVGIFIKALWMLLYSNLVFSILIVYLLLDIKSLFSEINVLFWITSTVTGVMAIYTTEHLRKINHLFKEYKKSATIDPLTGLNNVRSFDDALNRAIQEATANDEKPLSLLVIDIDHFKKVNDTYGHASGDIVLTQFGKTLRSAARLNDIVSRNGGEEFTILLGDCTNREALEIGERVRSLIEENSFAINKDVSIHITASLGASTFPETVQSPAQLYREADEALYHAKRSGRNRICSNEQTMKVYEY
- the coaW gene encoding type II pantothenate kinase → MANKIGIDAGGTLIKTVHLENEKYCYQTFSTSNISDVVSWVNNHKEAKLMITGGKQMALAKLVENEVEMVPEFEATTSGFRALVDRAKLHLPDNYLVVNVGTGTSIHSVNGQSAERLGGTGVGGGMLMGLAYLLTGRTDFHEITRLAEKGDRNGIDLKVKDIYGDASPIGGDLTASNFGFIERMKQQEVKDEDVLACLIGMISESILMMAIPFAKTISTSNIVFIGSTFQSNPLFRQQLERFEELFDIKAYFPHLGQFSGAVGALLYR